TTTCGCAATTATCAATAGCAATTTGTGTTTGATCAGGTTGTGCAATATCTACATACACAACATCCACTTTTCCAAACACTGAAAAATACTCTTTAGGTTTTCTTGCATCTTGTAGAATAGGAATAATATTTTTTCTATATGCCGCAACTCTGTCTAAGAAATCTCTTGCAACTCTACTTGCATGTTCTACTGCAAAAACCATTCCGTTAGGTCCTACAATATCTGATATGTGACTAACTGTGGTTCCAGTTGACGCCCCTAAATATAGAACTTGACTTTTGTTTTCAAAAGGAAAATAATCAAGATCATTCATTATTGCTGCAGCTAATTTACTCCTAAAGGGATCCCATAACCTGTATTCAATATTTTTTTTAATGATTAATTTTTCTTTGTAAACTTGATTGCCGGGGATCAAATTTTCCGTAGCTAATTTATTTTGTCCCTCTGATTTAATCCAAAAAAATGATTTATTATCTTCTTCCAAACTTCTTTCTCTTTTTATTTGAATTTTGATTTTCTCTTCTTGGATTATCTCTATAGCTTCCTTCTCTTCTATCTCCGCCATCTCTTCTTGGATTATCTCTATAGCTTCCTTCTCTTCTATCTCCTCTCCTTCTATCTCCGCCATCTCTTCTTGGATTATCTCTATAGCTTCCTTCTCTTCTATCTCCTCTCCTTCTATCTCCGCCATCTCTTCTTGGATTATCTCTATATCCTCCTCTCCTTCTATCTCGATCTTCTCTGAAAGTTTGAGGTGGTCTGGAGTCTTTTTCAGTAGGATTTTCATATTTCTTACTTATTTCATCTACTCTGACATTGAGTTTTTCAAGTAAAGTATTGTTTAGTCCTTCTCCGTAAACATCCACTCTAGCAGCAATTACTGCTTTTGCAGCTACTGCACGAGCAATTTTCCCTCTTTGCCATCTTGGAGCAGAATGAACCATTGCATGTTGGAATAATAATCCGTGTTTTGGAGGTTGAGAACCTGTTTTCAATGATCTGAATAATGCTTTTTCAGCTCCTAACACTTGTATTGTACTTGCAGGAAGGGATGCGAGTCTTTTGATGCTTCCTGCTCTTCCTAGAATTCTTGCACCTACTGCAGTTCCAAGAATTGCTGAAAGATTTGGTGCAATATCTTGCATCTCTGTTTCAACATGTTCTTCAAGTTTTTTACGTAACTCATGAAAATCTAAAACTTGTTTTGCAATTGATTGAACAATTGATAAATTAACATCTGAAATATCTCCTCCTCTACTTTTTGATGCAATTAAAGATAACATTTCTACTTTAGATTCAGGAAAACCTGCATCTTCAAAAACTTGTTTAGTTAGTGATTCTCTTTTACCTGCCATTACGATTTGTGCATATCCGTTAATACTATCAATAATGTTGTCTAATTCTGGAAAATGTAATCCGTACCACTCTCTAAGTCTAGAACTCAATCCATTTGCTATTTTATCAATTTCATCTAGTGAATTTATTGCTTGAATGATATGTAGATCTGGACTTTGTGATACCTCTGTAACTTTTGATGAAGATAACCCTAAAGCAAATTCTCTTAATTTCCCAAGAGTATCTTGTAAGTTAGAAGCAAAACCTGAATCTACAATGATTTGAGGTTTATTTGCCTGAATTGTATCTAATTCTGATGCTTCCATTAAATGACAATCAATAGAATATTTTTTTAAAATTGCAAGCAAAGAATCGTCACTTACAGAAAATCCTCTTTGGGTTGATGCTAGATAATTTACAAGCTCATTTAATTTTGATTCTTTGTTTTTAACTAAAAGATACTCTTTAACTGCATTTGAGAAAGGAAATGCTCTATCTAGTTTTCCATCATTGAAGACTGAGATTCCCAATTCTGTTAAAATCACAGAATACATGACTAGTTGATTCTAAACCACCTTTAAAAAAGGTACCAGAATCTAGAATCAACTGTTATATTCAAACCTAAGATAATTAATGAATGTGGAACCCAGTATTGCAACTTCCATCGGTCCAATTCAATTAGACAAACCTGTAATGTTAGCATCTGGAATTTTAGGCATATCTCTTGATGTTTTTAATCGACTTTACGCATCTGGCGCTGGTGCTGTTGTAACTAAATCTCTTAGCACAGCCCCTTGGGAAGGATATCCAAATCCTACTATCTTTAGTGTGAAAGGAGGTGGATGGATTAATGCTGTTGGTCTTTCTAATCCCGGAGCTGCATATTTTGCAAAAATGATAGAGCCAAACCAAGACGTTCCAATTATTGTCAGTTTAGTAGGTTCAATACCTTCAGATTTTGAATCTATGATCAAAGAATTTGAAAAATGTAAAGTTAAAGCATATGAACTAAATTTATCTTGCCCGCATGTTGCCAAAGTTGGTTTAGAAGTTGGGGATGATCCTGGATTAGTAAAAGAAATTGTATCTACAGTTAAAAAATCTACTAATGTTCCTGTAATTGCCAAAGTTGGTTTGGGTACCAGTAATTATCTAAATACCGTAAGTACCGCAATAGATTCAGGAATTGATGCTATTACTGCAATTAACACTGTACGTGCAATG
The genomic region above belongs to Nitrosopumilus sp. and contains:
- a CDS encoding fibrillarin-like rRNA/tRNA 2'-O-methyltransferase; the protein is MEEDNKSFFWIKSEGQNKLATENLIPGNQVYKEKLIIKKNIEYRLWDPFRSKLAAAIMNDLDYFPFENKSQVLYLGASTGTTVSHISDIVGPNGMVFAVEHASRVARDFLDRVAAYRKNIIPILQDARKPKEYFSVFGKVDVVYVDIAQPDQTQIAIDNCEMFLKKGGYFFLVIKTRSIDVTKAPKRIVEEEIEKLKPMFDVLQTIDLHPYDKDHAMVISKFKN
- a CDS encoding ribonucleotide-diphosphate reductase subunit beta, which gives rise to MYSVILTELGISVFNDGKLDRAFPFSNAVKEYLLVKNKESKLNELVNYLASTQRGFSVSDDSLLAILKKYSIDCHLMEASELDTIQANKPQIIVDSGFASNLQDTLGKLREFALGLSSSKVTEVSQSPDLHIIQAINSLDEIDKIANGLSSRLREWYGLHFPELDNIIDSINGYAQIVMAGKRESLTKQVFEDAGFPESKVEMLSLIASKSRGGDISDVNLSIVQSIAKQVLDFHELRKKLEEHVETEMQDIAPNLSAILGTAVGARILGRAGSIKRLASLPASTIQVLGAEKALFRSLKTGSQPPKHGLLFQHAMVHSAPRWQRGKIARAVAAKAVIAARVDVYGEGLNNTLLEKLNVRVDEISKKYENPTEKDSRPPQTFREDRDRRRGGYRDNPRRDGGDRRRGDRREGSYRDNPRRDGGDRRRGDRREGSYRDNPRRDGGDRREGSYRDNPRRENQNSNKKRKKFGRR
- a CDS encoding dihydroorotate dehydrogenase; the protein is MNVEPSIATSIGPIQLDKPVMLASGILGISLDVFNRLYASGAGAVVTKSLSTAPWEGYPNPTIFSVKGGGWINAVGLSNPGAAYFAKMIEPNQDVPIIVSLVGSIPSDFESMIKEFEKCKVKAYELNLSCPHVAKVGLEVGDDPGLVKEIVSTVKKSTNVPVIAKVGLGTSNYLNTVSTAIDSGIDAITAINTVRAMAIDVETKRPILSNKFGGLSGTPIKPIALRCVYEISSQYDIPIIGCGGISSWEDAVEFFLAGASAVQLGSAIGDNWVGVFDDINKGILDYMKRKNYSTIKEMVGLAKKS